A window of the Vigna angularis cultivar LongXiaoDou No.4 chromosome 3, ASM1680809v1, whole genome shotgun sequence genome harbors these coding sequences:
- the LOC108322575 gene encoding sodium/proton antiporter 2, with translation MATFSIGTHLSMFQNLRNSKLPLHGLSTVEPSPFFGSSSGRIRFTGTIPTLLRHNVLARAEDKARDPTSSSFQTQQSPQSQNLTPESGSCDPLCSLDETSSQEFEESYQPKTDSLKAVAILGAAATGAVAINHSWVATNQDLAMALLFVLGYAGIIFEESLAFNKSGVGLVMAVGLWVIRSLGAPSTDIAVSELTHASAEVSEIVFFLLGAMTIVEIVDSHQGFKLVTDNITTRNPRLLLWVIGFVTFFLSSVLDNLTSTIVMVSLLRKLVPPSEYRKILGAVVVIAANAGGAWTPIGDVTTTMLWIHGQISTVQTMKGLFVPSAISLAVPLALMSLTSEVNGKGQNSPNVLASEQIAPRGQLVFSVGLGVLIFVPVFKALTGLPPYMGMLLGLGVLWILTDAIHYGESERQKLKVPQALSRIDSQGILFFLGILLSVSSLEAAGILREIANYLDSHVASIELIASTIGVISAVIDNVPLVAATMGMYDVVSFPQDSEFWQLIAFCAGTGGSMLIIGSAAGVAFMGMEKVDFFWYLRKISGFAFAGYAAGIVAYLALYKLNISLPTLAEVPFLSGS, from the exons ATGGCGACGTTTTCAATTGGGACACACTTGTCCATGTTCCAGAATTTGCGCAACTCCAAACTTCCCCTCCATGGTCTGAGCACTGTTGAACCTTCACCCTTCTTTGGCTCTTCTTCTGGCAGAATCAGATTCACGGGTACAATTCCCACTTTGCTCCGTCACAATGTATTGGCACGTGCTGAAGATAAGGCCAGGGACCCTACATCTTCTTCGTTTCAGACTCAACAAAGTCCACAGTCACAG AACTTGACACCGGAATCTGGAAGTTGCGATCCCCTCTGTTCACTCGATGAAACAAGCTCgcaagaatttgaagaaagctACCAGCCTAAGACTGATTCGCTCAAAGCTGTAGCAATATTAGGAGCAGCTGCAACTGGAGCAGTGGCAATTAACCATTCTTGGGTGGCCACCAATCAG GATCTTGCTATGGCTTTGCTATTTGTACTAGGATATGCAGGGATCATTTTTGAAGAATCTCTAGCCTTCAATAAAAGTGGCGTGGGACTGGTGATGGCTGTAGGCTTATGGGTGATACGGAGTCTAGGG GCTCCTTCAACTGATATAGCTGTTTCAGAGCTTACACATGCATCTGCGGAAGTCAGTGAAATAGTATTTTTCTTGCTTGGTGCAATGAccattgttgagattgttgattcTCATCAAGGATTTAAGCTGGTTACTGACAATATAACAACCCGAAATCCGCGCCTCCTCCTCTGGGTG ATTGGATTTGTTACGTTTTTTCTCAGTTCAGTTCTAGACAACCTTACATCTACCATAGTTATGGTTTCCCTATTGCGGAAATTAGTACCTCCATCTGAATACCGAAA GATTCTTGGAGCTGTTGTTGTAATAGCAGCAAATGCTGGGGGTGCATGGACTCCTATCGGTGATGTTACAACTACTATGCTGTGGATACATGGCCAAATATCTACAGTTCAAACAATGAAG GGTTTATTTGTACCTTCAGCAATTTCTCTGGCTGTTCCACTGGCTCTAATGTCTCTGACTAG CGAAGTTAACGGGAAGGGACAAAATTCTCCCAATGTCTTGGCATCTGAACAAATTGCTCCTCGAGGACAGCTTGTTTTCTCAGTGGGTTTAGGAGTTTTGATTTTTGTCCCAGTCTTCAAGGCTCTAACAGGTTTGCCTCCTTACATGGGAATGCTGCTGGGACTCGGTGTGCTTTGGATCCTTACAGATGCAATCCATTACGGTGAATCTGAAAGGCAGAAGCTAAAAGTACCACAGGCTCTCTCAAGGATAGACTCTCAAGGAATACTATTCTTCCTGGGAATTCTATTGTCCGTTAGCAG CCTGGAGGCAGCAGGGATTCTTCGAGAAATAGCAAACTACCTTGATTCACATGTTGCTAGCATTGAACTGATTGCAAGTACTATTGGTGTCATATCTGCAGTAATAGACAATGTTCCATTGGTTGCTGCAACAATGGGAATGTATGATGTCGTCTCTTTCCCTCAAGATTCTGAGTTCTGGCAATTGATTGCATTTTGTGCCGGAACTGGAGGTTCCATGTTAATTATTGGCTCAGCTGCTGGAGTTGCGTTCATGGGGATGGAAAAGGTGGACTTCTTTTGGTACTTACGAAAG ATTAGTGGCTTTGCTTTTGCAGGTTATGCTGCTGGTATTGTTGCCTATCTAGCACTTTATAAACTCAACATCTCCCTACCAACTCTAGCAGAGGTTCCTTTCCTCTCTGGTTCATAA
- the LOC108322570 gene encoding gallate 1-beta-glucosyltransferase produces the protein MESEAPIHVLMVSYPGQGHVNPLLRLAKFLAAKGFFVTFSTADTVGKLMRTANDISHKQVTPVGDGFLKFEFFDDGGVTNSDGSKRSLTDFNAQVEHFGRQYVSQVIKDHADTHRPISCIINNPFVPWVSDVAADHGIPSAVLWVQSAAVLTAYYSYFHKLLPFPSHADPYLDVQLPSVVLKYNEVPDFLHPFSPYQALGTVILEQFKNLSKPFCVLVDSFEELESDYIKYLSEFVNIRPIGPLFKIPTATDTSDIRGDFWKSDDCMEWLNSRAEASVVYISFGSIVCLPQEQVTEIAHGLLDSQVSFLWVLKPPGMAFGLPPYVLPDGFLEETKEKGKVVQWSPQEEVLGHGSVACFVTHCGWNSSMEGVTLGVPMLTFSAWGDQVTNAKFLVDVYGVAIKLGYGQAEKKLVSRDEVKKRLLEATVGPKAEELKQNAFKWKMAAEAAVAPNGSSARNLDAFLKDIKEGGAVRVNEI, from the coding sequence atggagTCTGAAGCTCCTATTCACGTTCTCATGGTGTCCTACCCAGGACAAGGGCACGTAAACCCTCTCCTTAGACTTGCCAAGTTTCTTGCTGCTAAGGGTTTCTTTGTAACTTTCTCCACCGCCGACACGGTTGGCAAACTCATGCGAACGGCCAACGACATCTCTCACAAACAAGTCACTCCAGTTGGTGACGGTTTTCTCAAGTTCGAATTCTTTGACGATGGCGGCGTGACAAATAGTGATGGTTCCAAGAGAAGTCTCACTGACTTCAATGCTCAGGTTGAGCATTTTGGGAGGCAATATGTTTCCCAAGTGATCAAGGACCATGCCGATACACACCGCCCGATTTCATGCATCATAAACAACCCCTTTGTTCCATGGGTTTCTGATGTAGCTGCCGACCATGGTATTCCTTCTGCCGTCTTATGGGTTCAATCTGCTGCTGTCTTAACAGCTTACTATAGTTATTTCCACAAACTGCTACCTTTTCCTTCTCATGCCGATCCTTATCTTGATGTTCAATTGCCTTCTGTAGTCCTTAAGTACAATGAAGTTCCGGACTTTCTGCATCCTTTTAGTCCATATCAAGCTCTAGGGACAGTCATACTGGAACAGTTTAAGAACTTATCCAAGCCATTCTGTGTGCTGGTGGATAGTTTCGAGGAACTAGAAAGTGATTACATAAAGTATCTTTCAGAGTTTGTGAATATAAGACCCATTGGTCCTTTGTTCAAGATCCCAACAGCAACAGACACAAGTGATATCCGTGGTGATTTTTGGAAGAGTGATGATTGCATGGAGTGGTTGAACTCAAGGGCAGAGGCATCTGTGGTGTACATCTCCTTCGGGAGTATCGTGTGTCTGCCGCAAGAACAAGTGACGGAAATTGCACATGGATTATTGGACTCTCAAGTCTCGTTTTTGTGGGTTCTGAAACCACCTGGTATGGCGTTTGGGCTTCCGCCTTACGTTCTTCCTGATGGGTTCTTGGAGGAgacaaaagaaaagggaaaagtgGTGCAGTGGAGCCCACAAGAGGAAGTGTTGGGTCATGGTTCGGTGGCATGTTTTGTGACACACTGTGGTTGGAATTCTTCGATGGAAGGTGTAACATTGGGAGTGCCGATGTTGACATTTTCAGCATGGGGTGATCAGGTGACAAATGCAAAGTTCTTGGTGGATGTTTATGGGGTGGCCATTAAACTGGGTTATGGGCAGGCTGAAAAGAAACTGGTGAGCAGAGACGAGGTGAAGAAGCGCTTATTGGAAGCAACCGTAGGGCCAAAAGCAGAGGAGTTGAAGCAAAACGCGTTCAAGTGGAAGATGGCTGCGGAGGCCGCAGTGGCTCCGAATGGCTCCTCTGCCAGGAATCTTGATGCATTTCTCAAAGACATAAAAGAAGGTGGAGCTGTTAGGGTGAACGAGATATAA
- the LOC108322567 gene encoding stress enhanced protein 1, chloroplastic isoform X2 produces MALVQPSASLTLSVHACVFTAPKYPPTAHFPHRNLITTRASFIAGSPLLIRKNHGRKPTCKAMPVSIRCEQSTQQGNSLDVWLGRLAMVGFAVAITVEIATGKGLLENFGLATPLPTVALAVTALVGVLTAVFIFQSASKN; encoded by the exons ATGGCACTTGTTCAACCCTCTGCTTCTCTTACTCTCTCCGTTC ATGCATGTGTTTTCACTGCACCAAAATACCCTCCCACCGCTCACTTTCCTCACAGGAATTTGATTACAACTCGAGCATCATTCATCGCTGGTTCCCCACTCT TGATTCGAAAGAATCATGGAAGGAAGCCCACATGCAAAGCAATGCCTGTTTCGATACGATGTGAGCAAAGCACCCAGCAAGGGAACAGTTTGGATGTGTGGCTAGGCCGGCTAGCCATGGTTGGCTTTGCAGTAGCCATCACTGTTGAAATTGCCACTGGGAAGGGACTCCTAGAG AACTTTGGACTAGCAACGCCCCTTCCTACAGTTGCCCTCGCAGTAACAGCACTTGTGGGTGTCTTGACAGCAGTTTTTATCTTCCAGTCAGCCTCGAAGAATTGA
- the LOC108322574 gene encoding triacylglycerol lipase 1, which translates to MMRIQRFFPTLAITLSILFGNGKPVLSFDGGGSHQKQQPTLCQELIIPSGYPCSEYTTQTKDGFLLGLQRVSSSSLRLRNRGERGPPVLLLHGLFMAGDAWFLNTPDQSLGFILADHGFDVWVGNVRGTRWSHGHISLSEKNKKFWDWSWQELALYDVAEMINYINSVTNSKIFVVGHSQGTIISFAAFTQPEIVEKVEAAALLSPISYLDHISAPLVLRMVKMHVDKMILSMGIHQLNFKSEWGANLLVSLCDTRLSCNNMLSSITGKNCCFNESRVEFYLEQEPHPSSTKNLNHLFQMIRKGTFSKYDYGQLKNMIEYGKFKPPKFDLSRIPKSLPLWMAYGGNDALADIADFQHTLKELRSTPEVIYLENYGHVDFILSLQAKQDLYDPMISFFKSTGKFTSM; encoded by the exons ATGATGAGGATTCAGAGGTTCTTCCCTACTCTCGCCATAACACTCTCCATACTCTTCGGAAATGGAAAGCCCGTTCTCAGCTTCGACGGCGGTGGTAGCCACCAAAAACAGCAACCCACGCTGTGCCAAGAGCTCATTATCCCCTCCGGTTACCCCTGTTCCGAATATACG ACTCAAACGAAGGACGGCTTCTTGTTAGGTCTTCAGCGcgtatcttcttcttctcttcgtCTTAGGAACCGTGGAGAACGAGGTCCTCCGGTTCTGCTTCTGCATGGCTTATTCATG GCTGGTGACGCATGGTTTCTAAACACTCCCGACCAATCACTTGGCTTCATACTTGCAGATCATGGTTTTGATGTTTGGGTAGGAAATGTGCGTGGGACACGTTGGAGCCATGGGCATATATCTTTGTCGGAGAAGAATAAG AAATTCTGGGATTGGAGCTGGCAGGAATTAGCCCTGTATGATGTTGCAGAAATGATCAATTACATCAATTCAGTAACAAACTCAAAGATATTTGTAGTTGGGCATTCGCAG GGGACAATTATATCTTTTGCTGCCTTCACTCAACCGGAGATAGTAGAAAAGGTTGAGGCAGCAGCTCTTCTATCTCCAATATCATACTTGGATCATATCAGTGCACCTCTTGTACTTAGAATGGTTAAAATGCACGTTGATAAG ATGATTCTTTCCATGGGTATTCATCAACTAAACTTCAAAAG CGAATGGGGGGCCAATCTCTTGGTTTCCTTATGCGATACCCGCCTAAGTTGCAATAACATGCTCTCATCCATAACAG GGAAGAATTGTTGCTTCAACGAGTCACGTGTGGAGTTTTATCTTGAACAAGAACCTCATCCATCATCCACCAAAAACTTGAACCACCTTTTCCAGA TGATCCGCAAGGGAACCTTTTCCAAATATGATTATGGACAGCTAAAAAACATGATAGAGTACGGCAAGTTCAAACCACCAAAGTTCGACCTTAGCCGTATACCCAAATCATTGCCTCTGTGGATGGCTTACGGTGGAAACGATGCTTTAGCAGATATAGCTGATTTCCAGCACACACTCAAGGAATTGCGATCCACACCGGAGGTGATTTATCTTGAAAACTACGGTCATGTTGACTTCATTTTAAGCTTGCAAGCAAAACAAGATCTTTATGACCCTATGATTAGTTTTTTCAAGTCAACCGGAAAATTTACTAGCATGTAA
- the LOC108322567 gene encoding stress enhanced protein 1, chloroplastic isoform X1: MALVQPSASLTLSVRDACVFTAPKYPPTAHFPHRNLITTRASFIAGSPLLIRKNHGRKPTCKAMPVSIRCEQSTQQGNSLDVWLGRLAMVGFAVAITVEIATGKGLLENFGLATPLPTVALAVTALVGVLTAVFIFQSASKN; encoded by the exons ATGGCACTTGTTCAACCCTCTGCTTCTCTTACTCTCTCCGTTCGTG ATGCATGTGTTTTCACTGCACCAAAATACCCTCCCACCGCTCACTTTCCTCACAGGAATTTGATTACAACTCGAGCATCATTCATCGCTGGTTCCCCACTCT TGATTCGAAAGAATCATGGAAGGAAGCCCACATGCAAAGCAATGCCTGTTTCGATACGATGTGAGCAAAGCACCCAGCAAGGGAACAGTTTGGATGTGTGGCTAGGCCGGCTAGCCATGGTTGGCTTTGCAGTAGCCATCACTGTTGAAATTGCCACTGGGAAGGGACTCCTAGAG AACTTTGGACTAGCAACGCCCCTTCCTACAGTTGCCCTCGCAGTAACAGCACTTGTGGGTGTCTTGACAGCAGTTTTTATCTTCCAGTCAGCCTCGAAGAATTGA
- the LOC108322571 gene encoding uncharacterized protein LOC108322571, whose protein sequence is MGKKKSDSKSDHSFEKKLQFYSKVKDAVASLSAQKSILKKKSKQQRRQNKLKAYNLSSLLESLPEVRASKKPGRENDSKLNCKSRQTLVLRERDRVSAVLKDPSFQADPLSAIQHYLQKTQPVVEEQPKKKVNKNGSKKKKKSKASTGLQSMEI, encoded by the exons ATGGGCAAGAAAAA GTCTGATTCAAAGTCCGACCACAGCTTCGAGAAGAAGCTTCAATTTTATTCCA AGGTGAAAGATGCTGTTGCCTCCTTGAGTGCCCAAAAGTCTATTTTGAAG AAAAAGAGCAAACAACAAAGACGGCAAAATAAATTGAAGGCATATAACCTATCTTCACTTTTAGAGTCCCTTCCTGAAGTGAGGGCATCAAAGAAACCAGGTCGTGAGAATGACTCCAAACTTAATTGTAAATCAAGACAGACGTTGGT GTTGAGGGAAAGAGATCGAGTTTCTGCAGTTCTTAAGGATCCTAGCTTTCAAGCAGATCCCCTGTCCGCCATTCAGCATTACTTACAGAAGACACAACCAGTTGTAGAGGAACAGCCTAAGAAAAAAGTGAACAAAAATGGatccaagaagaagaagaaatcaaagGCTTCAACTGGACTACAATCTATGGAAATTTAG
- the LOC108322569 gene encoding putative receptor-like protein kinase At3g47110, protein MQILYLAIISISLLLFHNTNTIVLVQALTSPSDIAALGAFKASIKPSSIAPWSCLASWNFTTDPCSLPRRTSFICGLTCTPDSKTINQITLDPAGYSGTLTPLISRLTQLTTLDLSDNNFFGSIPSSISSLSNLQTLTLRSNFFSGPIPSSITTLKSLQSLDFSHNSLSGYLQNSMNSLAKLRRLDLSFNNLTGSIPKLPPNLLELAIKANSLSGSLQKQSFEGMNQLEVVELSDNALTGTVESWFFSLPSLQQVNLANNTFTAAQISGPHPDRGGITSRNNLVALDLGFNRIQGYAPANLASFPTLSFLSLRYNALRGTIPLEYGQIKSIRRLFLDGNFLFGKPPPGLVASGTEVTGSLGDNCLQECPTSSQLCSPAQKPISVCKRAYSGRPTSIPVVG, encoded by the coding sequence ATGCAAATCCTCTACCTCGCCATCATTTCgatctctctccttctctttcaCAACACAAACACCATCGTCCTAGTCCAAGCCCTCACCTCACCCTCAGACATTGCAGCCCTCGGAGCCTTCAAGGCCTCCATCAAACCATCATCCATCGCACCCTGGTCTTGCCTTGCCTCATGGAACTTCACCACCGACCCCTGCTCACTCCCTCGCCGCACCAGCTTCATCTGCGGCCTCACCTGCACCCCTGATTCTAAAACAATCAACCAAATCACTCTCGACCCTGCAGGGTACTCAGGCACACTCACCCCCCTAATCTCTCGACTCACACAACTCACCACACTTGACCTCTCAGACAACAACTTCTTCGGCTCAATCCCCTCTTCAATCTCCTCCCTCTCCAACCTCCAAACCTTAACCCTCCGATCCAATTTCTTCTCAGGCCCAATCCCTTCCTCCATAACTACCCTCAAATCACTCCAATCTCTCGACTTTTCACACAATTCTCTTTCTGGGTATCTACAAAACTCCATGAACTCCCTCGCCAAACTCCGTAGACTCGATCTCAGCTTCAACAATCTAACGGGTTCAATCCCAAAACTCCCACCCAACTTGCTCGAACTTGCGATCAAAGCCAATTCTCTATCTGGGTCTCTCCAAAAACAGAGCTTTGAAGGGATGAACCAGTTAGAAGTGGTGGAGCTAAGCGATAACGCCCTCACCGGTACCGTGGAATCGTGGTTCTTCTCTCTACCGTCCCTGCAGCAGGTAAATTTGGCCAACAACACCTTCACAGCAGCGCAGATCTCAGGACCACACCCGGACCGTGGGGGAATCACCAGCCGCAACAACCTCGTCGCACTCGACCTTGGGTTTAACAGAATCCAAGGCTACGCACCCGCGAATCTCGCCTCGTTTCCCACACTGTCATTCCTGTCGCTTCGGTACAACGCCTTACGTGGCACGATCCCTCTGGAGTACGGCCAAATCAAGTCCATAAGGAGGCTCTTCCTCGACGGAAACTTCCTCTTCGGAAAGCCGCCACCCGGGCTTGTCGCCTCCGGCACGGAGGTTACCGGAAGTCTGGGGGACAATTGTCTGCAGGAGTGCCCAACCTCGTCGCAGCTGTGCTCGCCCGCGCAGAAACCAATCTCAGTTTGCAAGCGAGCCTACAGTGGTAGACCAACATCGATACCTGTTGTcggttaa